The Microlunatus soli genome contains the following window.
CCGACGGGTTCATCTCCAGTACGGCGGCGATCACCAGCGACCTGGACGCCTCGGACAACATCACACTCCGGTCCGCCGACGCGCTCGACGAGACCTCCACCGGGACACCGCCGGACTTCGTCCCGCTGTCCGCCGCCGAGACCGACTTCCAGGATGCGCACGCAGCGGACGACTGCACCGGATCCACCGACGACTACTGCGGCACAGTGTTTGCGCACTGGCCGGGACCGGCCGTCGTCGATCACGCGCGGCACCGGATCCTGGTCTCCTACGGCAAGTTGTGCCGCGGCGGACGAGACGGAACCCCGTGTGAGTCGGGCTTCGTCGGCCAGGCACTCGGCACCGGCCTGGTCGCGGTGGACATGGAGGACAAGACGATCACCCGGCTGACCGCAGAGCATCGACCGGCCGACATCCCGAGCCCCGAAGGCACCGACAAGACCCTCTTCTTCACCCCCGACCAGGCCTGGACCGGTAACGCGATGGTGCTGGTCGGCAACACGTTGTACGGCTACGGCAAGTGCACCCTGGACGGCTGCGCGGTGGCCAAGGCCCCGATCGACCACATCCAGGACATCTCCCGTTGGCGCTACTTCACCGGCAGCAACGAGGACGGACAGCCGATCTGGTCCACCGACCCTGACCGCACCGTCCTGGTGAAGGGTCCCGGCGCCGCCGGCGCGACCGTCTACTACGACGACGCCTTCGGTGCCTACGTCAACAGCTACATGCCGTGGGCATCCCAGGATGTCCTCTACCAGACCGCGCCGCACCCGTGGGGGCCGTGGTCGACGCCGCAGAAGCTGTTCACGGCACCGAAGACCAGCGGCACCGAGTACGCCTCGTTCGCCCATCCCGAGTACACCAGCCGGGACGGTCTGACCAAGTACTTCACCTACTACACCTCATCGACCGGGGCCCAGGAGTTGGTCCGGGTCCGCTTCGGCAGGGGATAGGAATCGATGCATCAGCACCCTCAACGGACGATCGACAGGGCCCGCCGGATGCTCGACGAGCGGGTCTGGCCCGCTGTCGAACACTCCGCGACGCCGTTGCAGATCACGGCCCGCCGGCTCGCCGGCGAACCGGAACCCTTCGACCAGGCGACTGCCGGCCCCTTCGAGCCGTTCACACCCGGGAGCCGGTGGGGCGAGCCCTGGACGACCACTTGGTTCCGGCTGCAGGGTGCGGTCCCGGTCGGACGGGCCGGTGCCGAGCCGGTGGTCGCTGTTGATCTTGGATTCGAGGGCGGACCCGGCTTCCAGAGCGAAGGGCTCGCCTATCGCGCCGACGGCAGCATCCTGAAGGGCGTCCAACCTCGCAACCACTACGTGCCGATCGATGATCAGCTGACCATGATCGACATCTACGTCGAGGCTGCGGCCAATCCCGACCTCGCGGCAGTCGCCTTCCGCCCGACCCGGTTGGGCGACGGGATCGACGTGGACGGCGAACCGCACTACCGCTTCCGCCGAGCCGATCTGGTGCTGCTGGATCGAGATGTCGAGGCACTGGCTGTTGATCTTGATGTGCTGATCGGCTGGGCGGAGCAGCTCCGTCCCGACGAGCCACGCCGGGCCAAGATCATCCGTTCCCTGGGACAAGCCTGCGATCTGATCGACCCGCAACGGATCGCCGACTCCGTGCCGGCCGCCCGGGCCGAGCTCGCGCCGCTGTTGGAACAGCCGGCGACGGCAAGCGCCCACCGACTGGCGGCGGTCGGGCATGCCCACATCGACTCCGCGTGGCTCTGGCCGGTCCGGGAGACCGTACGGAAGTGCACTCGCACCTTCTCCAACGTCCTCTCCCTGATCGAGGACTACCCGGAGTTGCGGTTCGCCTGTTCGCAGGCCCAGCAGTATGCCTGGATCGAAGAGCAGCAACCCAAGCTGTTCGCCCGGATCGCCGAGGCCGTCGCCGCCGGACAGTTCGTCCCGGCCGGCGGGATGTGGGTCGAGTCCGACACCAACATGCCCGGCGGTGAAGCTCTCGTCCGACAGTTCCTGTACGGCAAGAGCTACTTCGCCGACCGGTTCGGCGTCGAGCCCCAGGAAGTCTGGCTGCCGGACTCGTTCGGCTACTCCGCCGCACTGCCACAGATCGCCGCATTGGCCGGATATCGCTGGTTCCTCACCCAGAAGCTCGCCTGGCATCCGACCAACAAGTTCCCGCACCACACCTTCTGGTGGGAAGGGATCGACGGCAGCCGGGTGTTCGCCCATCTGCCACCGGTCGACTCCTATCTTGCCGAGCTGACCCCGGCCGAGCTCCAGCATGCCTCGACGAACTTCTCCGACCACGCCGGCGCCGGCACCTCACTGGTCCCGTTCGGCCACGGCGACGGCGGTGGCGGACCGACCCGGCTGATGATGGAGCGGGCCCGTCGTCAGGCGGACCTGGAGGGCGCGCCGCCGGTGGAGCATCTGACCCCGACCGAGTTCTTCGAGCGTGCCCAGGCCGACTATTCCGATGCGCCGACCTGGGTGGGCGAGCTGTACATGGAAGCCCATCGCGGCACCTACACCTCCCAGGCTGCGATGAAGCGCGGCAACCGACGAGCCGAACACCTGCTGCGGGAGGCAGAGCTGTGGAGTGCCTCCGCGACCCTGCGGACCGGCGCGGACTACCCGTACGACGCCCTCGACCGGTGCTGGAAAACCGTTCTGTTGCACCAGTTCCACGACATCCTGCCGGGATCGTCGATCGCCTGGGTGCATCGCGAGGCACGGGCTGCCTACGACAGCGTGCTCGCCGACCTGGAGCAGTTGATCATGACTGCCCTGACGACGCTGGCCGGATCCGGCGACACGATCGTCCGGTTCAACGCGGCACCGGTGCCGGCCGACGGAGTACCGGCTCTTGGTGCTGCCGAGGGGCTCGCAGCCGGGTCCGAGGCTCCGATCGTGCAGCGCGACGATGACCGGCTGATCATCGACAACCGGACGTTGCGGATGATCATCGAGCCGGACGGCACGATCAGTTCACTGATCGACCTCCGCTCCGCCCGCGAGCTGGTCGCCGAGGACGCGCGGCTGGCCGATCTGGTCATCCACCAGGATCTGCCGAATGCCTTCGACGCTTGGGACCTGGACGCCTTCTACCGCGGATCGGCAACCCCGATCAGATCCCTGGATTCCTTGCAGGTCAGCGAGTCCGACGGCGCGGTGACCGTCGAGGTGAAGCGTTCGTTCGGCTCCTCCTCGGCCCTCCAGACGATCACCATCAGTCCGGGATCGGACCGGGTCGACTTCGCCGTCGATGTCGACTGGCAGGAGCGGGAGAAGCTGCTGAAGGTGGTCTTCGGTCTGGATCTGCGGGCCGACGAGTCGTCGGCGGAGATCCAGTTCGGCCACCTCCGACGACCGACCCATGACAACACCACCTGGGACGAGGCGAAATTCGAGATCTGTGCTCAGCGTTGGGTGCACGTCGGGGAGCCACGCTTCGGTGTCGCGGTCGCCAACGACTCGACCTACGGGCACAGCGTCCGGCGGATCGAGCAGCAGGCAGCCGGACGGCCTGGTACGGAGATCGGATTGTCGCTGCTCCGCGCACCGCGCTATCCCGACCCGGACACCGATCAGGGCAGCCACCGGGCCCGCTACAGCCTGATCACCGGTGCCGGGATCGGGGACGCCGTCGCGGCCGGTCTGCGGCTCAACCTGCCGGTCCGCCGGATCACCGGCGGGGCGGCACCGGAGCCGATCGTCACCGTTGACGGCGAGGGGATCGTGATCGAGGCGATCAAGCTCGCCGAGGACCGGTCCGGCGATCTGATCGTCCGGCTCTACGAGTCGCTCGGCGCGCGCACCCGCGGACGCCTCCGCTGGGACATCGACGGCGATCGGGCCGAGATCGTCGATCTGCTGGAGCGCGGCAGCGGAACCTGCGACGTCGTGGATCATGGAGTCGACGTCGAACTCCGGCCGTTCCAGATCCTGACCGTCCGGATCAGTGCACCGGGGGTGACCCGATGAAACGACGACGGGACGCCATCCTCGGCTACGCCTTCATCTCGCCGGCGATCTTCGGCCTGTTCCTCTTCATCGGCTACCCGATGGTGACCTCGCTCTACCACTCGTTCACCAAGTGGAACGGACTCACACCGGCCACCTGGGTCGGCCTGGAGAACTACGTCTTCATGTTCACCCAGGACCCCACCTTCTGGCCATCGCTGCGGGTCACCGTGCTGTGGGTGATCATGTCGGTGCCGGCGACCCTGGCGGCCGGTCTCGCCCTGGCGGTCCTGGTCAACCGAGCGCTGAAGGGTGTCAAGTTCTTCCGGACGATCTTCTACCTGCCGGTGGTGCTGCCCGGCGTCGCCGTGCTGACGCTGTGGAAATACATCTACGACCCGACCTACGGTCTGGCCAATCAACTGCTGCAGGTCCTGCACCTGCCGACCAGCCTGTGGTTGGGCGACGCCAAAGTCGCGCTACCCGCGATCCTGATCGTCGGCGTCTGGGGCGTCGGCGGCACGATGATGATCTTCCTGGCCGGGCTGCAGGCCGTACCCGACGAGCTGCACGAGGCTGCCAAGGTCGACGGCGCCGGAGCCTTCCGCCGATTCTTCCGGATCACCCTCCCGATGATCGGCCCGATCATGATGCTGCAGTTGATGCTGACGATGAACGGCGCCTTCCAGACCTTCAACCAGGTGGCGATCCTGACCAAGGGTGGGCCGGGGCACTCCACCAATCTGCTGATGTACAAGATCTACAACGACGGCTTCGCCGACTTCATCACCTCGCCGCAGTTGGGCTATGCCACCGCCGAGGTCTGGGTGCTGTTCGTGATCGTGATGATCGTCACGATGATCATGCTCCGGATCACCCGCAACCGTGTCTACCAAGGGGAAGCCTGATGGCCGCGATGGCAACTGCCGAAGCACTGGTGGAACGCCGGCCGATGGCGCTGAGCCGCAGGGTGCCGCTCCTGCTGTCCCGGATCGCCTGGTACGCACTGTGCGGGCTGCTCGCAGTCAGCATGTTGTTGCCGCTGGTCTGGATGGTGAGTATCGCCTTGAAGGGTAACGGCGACATCAACCAGCTGCCGCCGTCCTTCCTGCCGCGAGAGTTCCAGCTGTCCAACTTCGTCCACGGTCCGGCACAGATCGGCTTCTACCGGCTATTGCTGAACACCATGATCGTGACCGTGGTCTCGACCGCCGGTGCGATGGTGAGTTCGATGGTGGTCGGCTACGGCATCTCTCGGATCGATTTCCCGGGTCGCCGATTCTGGTTCGCCCTGATCTCGGGCAGTATCTTCGTCCCGGGGATCGTCGGGCTGATCCCGCTGCAGCACCTCTACATCAACCTGGGACTGATCGACACCTGGATCCCGTTGATCCTGCCGGCCTTCTTCGGTAGTCCGATCTTCGTCTATCTGGCCAGGCAGTACTACCAATCGATTCCGCGCTATCTCGACGAGTCGGCCACCATCGACGGCGCGGGCCATTGGACGATCTTCACCAAGATCATGATTCCGTTGACCAAACCGGTCTGGATCACGGTCGCGATCATGTCGTTCCAGATGTCCTGGAACGACTATCTGAGCCCGCTTGTCTACCTGCAGTCGGCGGAGAAGTTCACGTTGCCGCTGGGGATGGCGTCCTTCCTGTCCGACACTGCGGGCTCGCAATACAACTACTACATGGCGACGAACCTGATGTTCATGGTTCCGCCGCTGGTGCTGTTCTTCCTGGCCCAGCGCTACTTCATGGAGGGACTCGGCTCGCTCGGGACCATCGCGAAGTGATCGTCCAGCACCGCAACCACCAGTACTCGAAGGAGAGCACGATGACTACACCGAATCGGAACCGGACCGACGGCGACCACCGGCCGATCCGTCCGCGTATCAGAGGCATCCGCGCCGTCGTCGCGATTGCGGCGGCACTGACCATCACTGCGGGCGCCGTGACCGGCTGCAGCAATTCCGGGGCCGAGGCGACCGGCTCGTCGACGATCAGTTACATGACCTGGGAGTCGACGGCGACCAACGCGGCGCTGGACAAGACGATGAAGAAGTACGCCACCAGCAGCGGGATCGCGATCAAGCGCGAGGCATCTCCGAATGCCGACTATGCGCAGAAGCTGGCGTCGTTGATCATGTCCAAGAAGGCGCCGGATCTCTTCTGGTGCTCCAACTCCCAGGAACAGAACCTGGCTGCCGAGGGTCTGCTCTACGACTGGTCGGACCATCTGAAGAAGGGCGACGGGCTGCAGGAGGCGAAGTTCTCGCCCGGCTCACTCGACCTGTGGAAGACCACCGACGGCAAGCTGTACGGGATCCCGACGATGGCCAACACCTACGGCTTCTTCTACAACAAGACCGACTTCACCAAGGCCAAGCTGAAGACGCCGAGCATCGGCTGGACCTGGGACGAGATGTTCGCCGACATCGCCAAGCTCGACAAGACCAAGGCCGCAGCCAAGTCCCAGCCGCTGGTCGCTGCCTGGCCGTTGCTCACCAGTCCGCAGGGCGCGTCGGCGTACTCGGTGGCCAACGGCGGCAAGCCGCTGCTGGACAAGCCGGTCGGTGCTCCGGCACTGCAGGCCGACCCGACCTTCCGTGAAGGGGCGGCGAAGATGGCCGCCGCCATCAAGGCCGGTCAGATGACCGACCCCGACTACGACGGATCGACGGCGGTGGCGAAGTTCGCCAACGGAGGCATCCCGCTGATGTTCGGGGGCCAGTGGCTGCATCAGTCGATCACGGCGAACAAGCCGAAGTTCGACTGGGGCTACGCGCCGTGGCCGGCGGGAAGCAGTGCATCGGTGCAGCCGATCGAGACCAACGGCGTGTGCTCGCCGGCAACCCTGAAGGACCCCGATGCGGCCTGGAAGGTGATGAGCTACCTGGACACCACCGGCTTCAACGAGGCGATGAAGGCCGAGCCGATCGCGCCGATCGCCTACGAACCGGGATCGAAGGGCTACTACCAGGCGCTGGAGTCCGGCGACGCCGCGGCCAAGAGCATCGCCAAGACCGCTACCTACGAACTGGCAGCCAAGGACAAGTTCGTCACCCAGTTCCTCGATCCGTGGGCGACGAAGGCTGCCGACGTCGTCGGCACCTCCTGGAATCCAGCGCTGGCAGGAAAGAAGGACGTCGACGCCGGGATCGACCAGACCGTCAGCGGCATCAACAAGCTGATCGGGAAATGATCACCGGACGACGCCGACCGCAGACCGAGGAGCAAGGATGACGATCATCGTACGGTCCGGGACCCGGGTGATGTTCACCGGTGACTCGATCACCGACTGTCGCCGACTGGACACCGACAACCCGTTGGGCTACGGCTATCCGCTGCGCGTTGCCGGACAGTGGGACCTGGCACACCCGGACCGCTCACCGGTCTGGATGAACAGCGGAATCTCCGGCAACAGGGTGGTCGATCTGCAGGGTCGGTGGCAGACCGACGTGCTCGAGGCACGGCCGGATCTCGTGTCGGTCCTGGTCGGCATCAACGACTGCGGCTTCCACTTCGCCCTGGACTTCGACGAGGTGACAGCAGCGGAGTATCGGGCGGGCTATCGGGAGCTGCTCCGACCGTTGGCCGACGCCGGCATCCAGCTGATCCTGATCGAGCCGTTCCTGCTGCCTGTCAGCGAGGATCAGCTGAAGTGGCGGGATGATCTGGACGCGAAGATCGATGTGGTGCACGAGCTGGCAGAACAGTACGGGGCAACGTTGATCGAGGCCGATCGGATGTTCACCGAGTTGGCGGAGCAGACCGGCCCCGAGCACTGGGCCGCCGACGGTGTGCATCCGACGGCCGCGGGGCATCAGGCTCTCGCCGATGCCTGGTTGCAGCAGGTTCAGTAACTCGGGTCGTGATGCACGATCAGCCGGGCCGGCACCTCGTGACGTTGCGGGGGCCGGCCGGGTTCGGCGAGCCGATCGAAGAGCAGTTGGGCACCTTCGCGGCCGACGTCGTAGGGATCGCTGTCGATCACCGAGATCCCGAACGAAGCAGCCAGCGGGAAGCGGTCGAAGCTCACCACGTCGAGCCGCCGGGCGGCGAAGGCGGGGGACTGCAGCAGACCGGTGCACAGCCGGTTGTTGTCGACGAAGATCGCATCGGGCCGGGCCGTTCCGAGCAGTTCCTCGGCTGCCTGGCGGGCATCGGACTCTGTGATCAGATCGTGCCGGACCAACTCCGGCTCGGCCGTCAGACCGGCGGTGTCGAGCGCCTCGAGGTAGCCCGCCCAGCGCTCCTCGGCACCGCTGCCGCCACGCGGATGGCCGAGGTAGGCGATCCTGCGGTGGCCGCGGGCCAACAGATGGTCGATTCCCTCGCGGGTGCTGGAGGTATTGGTCGTGGTGACCGAATCCATCGATTCGCCCAGTCCCGGCGGGGGAGAGTCGACGAAGACGATCGCGGAGCCGAAGGCAGCTTCGTTGGCCAGGTAACCAAGATCGTTTCCGATCGGCGCGATGATCAGTCCGGCGACCCGGTGGGCGAAGAACGACCGGATGGCCCGGTGCTCGAGATCGGGATCGTTCTGTGCGTCGGCGCTCAACACCAGGTAGCCGTGTTCGGCGGCAACGGAGTGGATCCCCCGCAACATCGGTGCAAAGAACGGGTTGCTGCAGTCACCGAGAGTGACTCCGATGGTCGTCATCGACTGGTTCTTGCGGCGCAGCCCGGCGGCCACGTCGTTCATCTGGAAACCCAGTCGGTCCGCCTCGGCGATGATCCGCTGCCGAGTGGAGTCGCGCACCTTCGGGTCGCCACGCAGCGCCCGGGACACGGTCTTGTTGCTGACCCCCGTGGCCGCGGAAACGTCCTCGAGCCGGGGGCGTCGCCGGCGCTGCGGAGCGTCGGCGGACGCAGCGGTGGCAGCATCTGGCGCCGATGCCGGAACGATCATCTCCTCGGGCTCGTCGCTCTGCATAACCGCAGTGTATGTCAACGTTGACAGGGATTTCGGCGAGGTCACGAAGTCGGCGGTGTCGGACGAACGCCGCCCCGTGTCGCGCTCCGACCGGCAATAGGCAAGGATGGGAGCCGTGACTGATGTTGATCTTGCCACCGTGCTCGCCGAACGTCCGTATCCCGGTCGGGTGCTGGTGGTTGCCCGCACCGCTGCCGGCCTCGCCTGCAGCTACGCGGCGACCGGCCGCAGTGAAGCCTCCCGGCAACGCCGGATCCGGCTGACCGATGACGGCGACCTCTTCGTCGAGCCGACCGTCGGTGATGCGCACGACCCGTTGCGGCACTACCGCGCCGTTCGCGGCGGCGATCGGCATTTCGTGCTGAGCAACGGCACCCAGACCGACCCGGTGGCCGATCGGTTGGCCGAGGGTGCACCGCCCGCGGTCGCATTGGAGGATCTCGAGTACGAAGGTGATCCGCCGATCTACACGCCGCGGATCACC
Protein-coding sequences here:
- a CDS encoding DUF4185 domain-containing protein produces the protein MRHPRTFLLARHIPLTRHIPLAGAIPIAVATAALIVTASAPAVAGPPSDRQTPRSELAVSDVSFLGPIDQNPHVAARDNGQSVKYGDQSVWFFDDTITTDPDGFISSTAAITSDLDASDNITLRSADALDETSTGTPPDFVPLSAAETDFQDAHAADDCTGSTDDYCGTVFAHWPGPAVVDHARHRILVSYGKLCRGGRDGTPCESGFVGQALGTGLVAVDMEDKTITRLTAEHRPADIPSPEGTDKTLFFTPDQAWTGNAMVLVGNTLYGYGKCTLDGCAVAKAPIDHIQDISRWRYFTGSNEDGQPIWSTDPDRTVLVKGPGAAGATVYYDDAFGAYVNSYMPWASQDVLYQTAPHPWGPWSTPQKLFTAPKTSGTEYASFAHPEYTSRDGLTKYFTYYTSSTGAQELVRVRFGRG
- a CDS encoding SGNH/GDSL hydrolase family protein; this translates as MTIIVRSGTRVMFTGDSITDCRRLDTDNPLGYGYPLRVAGQWDLAHPDRSPVWMNSGISGNRVVDLQGRWQTDVLEARPDLVSVLVGINDCGFHFALDFDEVTAAEYRAGYRELLRPLADAGIQLILIEPFLLPVSEDQLKWRDDLDAKIDVVHELAEQYGATLIEADRMFTELAEQTGPEHWAADGVHPTAAGHQALADAWLQQVQ
- a CDS encoding IMP cyclohydrolase: MTDVDLATVLAERPYPGRVLVVARTAAGLACSYAATGRSEASRQRRIRLTDDGDLFVEPTVGDAHDPLRHYRAVRGGDRHFVLSNGTQTDPVADRLAEGAPPAVALEDLEYEGDPPIYTPRITTVIDRQDQVWLAAAHRGSAERASSDTIVTRIGALEVGQGALLSTYSGPVAEPVTNRVPVSITVAAASHVDLADQLWDGLDAERRVLVAGFQPHDHLADPHLRNAADQ
- a CDS encoding ABC transporter substrate-binding protein, yielding MTTPNRNRTDGDHRPIRPRIRGIRAVVAIAAALTITAGAVTGCSNSGAEATGSSTISYMTWESTATNAALDKTMKKYATSSGIAIKREASPNADYAQKLASLIMSKKAPDLFWCSNSQEQNLAAEGLLYDWSDHLKKGDGLQEAKFSPGSLDLWKTTDGKLYGIPTMANTYGFFYNKTDFTKAKLKTPSIGWTWDEMFADIAKLDKTKAAAKSQPLVAAWPLLTSPQGASAYSVANGGKPLLDKPVGAPALQADPTFREGAAKMAAAIKAGQMTDPDYDGSTAVAKFANGGIPLMFGGQWLHQSITANKPKFDWGYAPWPAGSSASVQPIETNGVCSPATLKDPDAAWKVMSYLDTTGFNEAMKAEPIAPIAYEPGSKGYYQALESGDAAAKSIAKTATYELAAKDKFVTQFLDPWATKAADVVGTSWNPALAGKKDVDAGIDQTVSGINKLIGK
- a CDS encoding LacI family DNA-binding transcriptional regulator, with translation MQSDEPEEMIVPASAPDAATAASADAPQRRRRPRLEDVSAATGVSNKTVSRALRGDPKVRDSTRQRIIAEADRLGFQMNDVAAGLRRKNQSMTTIGVTLGDCSNPFFAPMLRGIHSVAAEHGYLVLSADAQNDPDLEHRAIRSFFAHRVAGLIIAPIGNDLGYLANEAAFGSAIVFVDSPPPGLGESMDSVTTTNTSSTREGIDHLLARGHRRIAYLGHPRGGSGAEERWAGYLEALDTAGLTAEPELVRHDLITESDARQAAEELLGTARPDAIFVDNNRLCTGLLQSPAFAARRLDVVSFDRFPLAASFGISVIDSDPYDVGREGAQLLFDRLAEPGRPPQRHEVPARLIVHHDPSY
- a CDS encoding alpha-mannosidase, which encodes MHQHPQRTIDRARRMLDERVWPAVEHSATPLQITARRLAGEPEPFDQATAGPFEPFTPGSRWGEPWTTTWFRLQGAVPVGRAGAEPVVAVDLGFEGGPGFQSEGLAYRADGSILKGVQPRNHYVPIDDQLTMIDIYVEAAANPDLAAVAFRPTRLGDGIDVDGEPHYRFRRADLVLLDRDVEALAVDLDVLIGWAEQLRPDEPRRAKIIRSLGQACDLIDPQRIADSVPAARAELAPLLEQPATASAHRLAAVGHAHIDSAWLWPVRETVRKCTRTFSNVLSLIEDYPELRFACSQAQQYAWIEEQQPKLFARIAEAVAAGQFVPAGGMWVESDTNMPGGEALVRQFLYGKSYFADRFGVEPQEVWLPDSFGYSAALPQIAALAGYRWFLTQKLAWHPTNKFPHHTFWWEGIDGSRVFAHLPPVDSYLAELTPAELQHASTNFSDHAGAGTSLVPFGHGDGGGGPTRLMMERARRQADLEGAPPVEHLTPTEFFERAQADYSDAPTWVGELYMEAHRGTYTSQAAMKRGNRRAEHLLREAELWSASATLRTGADYPYDALDRCWKTVLLHQFHDILPGSSIAWVHREARAAYDSVLADLEQLIMTALTTLAGSGDTIVRFNAAPVPADGVPALGAAEGLAAGSEAPIVQRDDDRLIIDNRTLRMIIEPDGTISSLIDLRSARELVAEDARLADLVIHQDLPNAFDAWDLDAFYRGSATPIRSLDSLQVSESDGAVTVEVKRSFGSSSALQTITISPGSDRVDFAVDVDWQEREKLLKVVFGLDLRADESSAEIQFGHLRRPTHDNTTWDEAKFEICAQRWVHVGEPRFGVAVANDSTYGHSVRRIEQQAAGRPGTEIGLSLLRAPRYPDPDTDQGSHRARYSLITGAGIGDAVAAGLRLNLPVRRITGGAAPEPIVTVDGEGIVIEAIKLAEDRSGDLIVRLYESLGARTRGRLRWDIDGDRAEIVDLLERGSGTCDVVDHGVDVELRPFQILTVRISAPGVTR
- a CDS encoding carbohydrate ABC transporter permease yields the protein MAAMATAEALVERRPMALSRRVPLLLSRIAWYALCGLLAVSMLLPLVWMVSIALKGNGDINQLPPSFLPREFQLSNFVHGPAQIGFYRLLLNTMIVTVVSTAGAMVSSMVVGYGISRIDFPGRRFWFALISGSIFVPGIVGLIPLQHLYINLGLIDTWIPLILPAFFGSPIFVYLARQYYQSIPRYLDESATIDGAGHWTIFTKIMIPLTKPVWITVAIMSFQMSWNDYLSPLVYLQSAEKFTLPLGMASFLSDTAGSQYNYYMATNLMFMVPPLVLFFLAQRYFMEGLGSLGTIAK
- a CDS encoding carbohydrate ABC transporter permease yields the protein MKRRRDAILGYAFISPAIFGLFLFIGYPMVTSLYHSFTKWNGLTPATWVGLENYVFMFTQDPTFWPSLRVTVLWVIMSVPATLAAGLALAVLVNRALKGVKFFRTIFYLPVVLPGVAVLTLWKYIYDPTYGLANQLLQVLHLPTSLWLGDAKVALPAILIVGVWGVGGTMMIFLAGLQAVPDELHEAAKVDGAGAFRRFFRITLPMIGPIMMLQLMLTMNGAFQTFNQVAILTKGGPGHSTNLLMYKIYNDGFADFITSPQLGYATAEVWVLFVIVMIVTMIMLRITRNRVYQGEA